The sequence TTCCTGGGTGCGGCGACCTGGCAATGGCAGCGTGCGCAGCTGAAGGACCGGCGCGATCGCGAGTTCGCCGCAGCGCTCGCGGAGGGCGAACATGCGCCGCACCACGAGTTCGCGGGACTGCGAAACCTGGGCGAGGACTTCAGTGCGGCGCGCCTGCGCGGCCGCCTTCGGCTCGACCGGCTCGTGCTGCACGACAATCGCATGCGCGACGGTCAGTACGGCGTGGAGGTCTACGCGCCGCTCGCGATCGAGGGTGGCTACGTGCTGGTGGATCTGGGCTGGCTCGCGGCCGATCGTTCGCGGCGCTCGCCGCCGGTGTTGCCGCCGATCGACGTCGACTTCGAGGCTGCCGGACTGGTCGCGCCGGCGCCGGCGATCGGTTTGCTGGGTGGTCGCGGTGGTGCCACCGAATCGGGTCGGCCCGACTTGCGCCTGTCGATCGACCCGGCGGCGATTGCCGCGGAGTCGCGACTGCAGCCGATGCTCGATCACGTATTCTGGCCAGCCCCGGAGGCAGGTTCTCCGTTCCGTCGCGACTGGCGCCCGGGCGGCATCGACGGCGACCGTCACCGCGGTTATGCGCTGCAGTGGGCAAGCTTCGCGGTCGTTGCCCTGCTGCTGTTCCTGATCCTGTCCATTCGCCGCGAGGAAGTTCGCCGATGACCGATGTCCGCAAGGGTCGCCGCATGCTGGTGCTGATCGCGCTGGTCTTTGCCGCGCCGATCCTGATTGCGAGCCTGCTCGCTTTTTCCGGTTGGATGCCGGCCGGCCGGCGCAACTACGGCGAACTGGTCGATCCGCCGCAGCGTCTGCAGTCCGCCGCGACCACGGCCGCGGGCAACGCCTTCGAGTGGGCCACGCCGCAGTGGCACTGGACCCTGGTCGTGGCCGTTCCCGAGCGTTGTGACGAGCCTTGCAGCGCCCGGCTCGACCAGGTCGGCAACCTGCGCATCTCGCTCGGGCGGCATGCCGGCAAGTTGCGCATCGCGACGGATCGCGCGCTGCCCGCGCCGGGGGTGCTCAGCAGTGCCGCGGGCGTTTATCATCTCGCGCAGTTGCCGCAGCCATTGCGTGACCGCTTGCTCCCCGCCCAGGCCGACTTCACCCTGGCCCTGGTCGACCCGGGCGGTTACCTGATGCTGCGCTACCCCGAACACGCCGACCTCAAGCAAGTGCGCAAGGACCTCGGCAAGCTGATCCGTTGATTCCAGAGAGAACCCCGATGATTTCCCCCCTGTTCCGCCGTCTGGCGTGGTTTGCCGTTGTGCTCGTGTTCGGCGTGATCCTGCTCGGCGCCTATACGCGCCTGTCCCATGCCGGTCTCGGTTGCCCCGACTGGCCCGGTTGCTATGGCGAGGTCACCTGGCCGCAGCACGAGGCGGAGGTCGCGGCCGCGAATGCCGCGCACCCGGATCGACCGGTCGAGGTGCACAAGGCCTGGAAGGAGATGGTGCACCGCTATTTCGCCGGGCTGCTGATGCTGACCACGTTCGTGCTCGCGGCGCTCGCCTGGCGCAATCGCGCGCACCTGCCGCAACCGCGGCGTGCGGTGGTGTTCGCGGCCGCGTTCATCCTGTTTCAGGCCGCGCTCGGCATGTGGACGGTGACCTGGAAGCTGAAGCCGATCGTGGTCATGGGGCATCTGCTCGGCGGGCTCGCAACCATGGCGCTGCTGTCGTGGACGGCATTGCGCGCGAGCGGCGTGCACGGCGAGGCGACGCTCAAGCGCGCGACCCTGGTGGTGGCGATCGCGCTGGTCTCGTTCCAGATCGCGCTCGGCGGCTGGACCAGCGCCAACTACGCCGCGCTCGCCTGCGGCATCGACTATCCGCAGTGTCTCGGCGCGTGGTGGCCGCGCACCGACTTCGCCGAGGGTTTCGTGCGCTGGCGTGGCATCGGTGTCGACTACGAGGGCGGCGTGCTCGACGGCCCCTCGCGCGCCGCGATCCACCTCGCACATCGTTGGTTTGCGGTGCTCGTGGCCGGGCATGTGCTGATGCTCGCCGTGCGCGCCATCCGCCTGCCGCGCCTGGCCGTGCACGGCTGGGCGATCGCCGCACTGCTGCTGTTGCAGATCACGCTCGGCATCCTCAACGTCAAGTTGGCGCTGCCGCTGCACGTCGCCACCACGCACAACGGCGTGGCCGCGCTGCTGCTGTTCGCGCTGGTGGCGCTGCTCGCGCGCACCACGCCAGCGCCACGCTGATTCCGGCATGACGCTGCACCGCCAGTTCGCGCAGTTCTGGGCGCTGACCAAGCCGAACGTGGTCGCGCTGATCGTGTTCACCGCGGTGGTCGGCATGTTCTTGGCGGTGCCGGCCCTGCCGCCGGCGCGCGAGGCGATCGTCGGTGCCGTGGGCATCTGGCTGGCCGCGGCTTCCGCGGCGGCGATCAACCACCTGCTCGACGCGCGCATCGACGCGGTGATGGCGCGCACCGCGCACCGGCCGCTGCCGAGCGGACAGCTGCAGCCGCGTCAGGTGCTGTGGTTCGCACTCGCCATCGGCGCGTTGTCGATGGGGCTGCTGGTCGCGTTCGTCAACGTGCTGACCGCGGTGCTTACCTTTTGCGCATTGATCGGCTACGCGGTGATCTACACCCGCTA comes from Lysobacterales bacterium and encodes:
- a CDS encoding SURF1 family protein, translating into MSVFRQTWLRWSLLLAAECLFLGAATWQWQRAQLKDRRDREFAAALAEGEHAPHHEFAGLRNLGEDFSAARLRGRLRLDRLVLHDNRMRDGQYGVEVYAPLAIEGGYVLVDLGWLAADRSRRSPPVLPPIDVDFEAAGLVAPAPAIGLLGGRGGATESGRPDLRLSIDPAAIAAESRLQPMLDHVFWPAPEAGSPFRRDWRPGGIDGDRHRGYALQWASFAVVALLLFLILSIRREEVRR
- a CDS encoding COX15/CtaA family protein; its protein translation is MISPLFRRLAWFAVVLVFGVILLGAYTRLSHAGLGCPDWPGCYGEVTWPQHEAEVAAANAAHPDRPVEVHKAWKEMVHRYFAGLLMLTTFVLAALAWRNRAHLPQPRRAVVFAAAFILFQAALGMWTVTWKLKPIVVMGHLLGGLATMALLSWTALRASGVHGEATLKRATLVVAIALVSFQIALGGWTSANYAALACGIDYPQCLGAWWPRTDFAEGFVRWRGIGVDYEGGVLDGPSRAAIHLAHRWFAVLVAGHVLMLAVRAIRLPRLAVHGWAIAALLLLQITLGILNVKLALPLHVATTHNGVAALLLFALVALLARTTPAPR